A window from uncultured Desulfobacter sp. encodes these proteins:
- a CDS encoding DMT family transporter: protein MKKEYVLGLMTVLFWSTSATAFELTLRYLDVFQVLFYGIITSTVILGAYLKITGKFDSVFGLRRGEYGFYLGLGCLNPLVYYLMVIKAYDLLPAQIVQPINYTWVITLSLMAVPLLKQSLGKIQMIATLISYAGVVVISLKGQGDAGEPMNYVGVFLAVGCTLIWALYWILNIRSHQDPVVAIFLNFFFSIPLAALLCCLFSSVLVSNSKGLLGAVWIGCFEFGFAFITWITALKLSGNTGRVANLVFLTPFISLIFIHFVLGETIEARTWAGLLLILTGIGIQKYQEFKALSTSLQKIK, encoded by the coding sequence ATGAAAAAAGAGTATGTTTTGGGCCTGATGACGGTATTGTTCTGGTCCACGTCGGCCACGGCCTTTGAACTGACCCTTCGCTACCTGGATGTGTTCCAGGTGTTGTTTTACGGGATCATTACCTCGACGGTGATTCTTGGGGCATATCTAAAGATTACCGGCAAGTTTGATAGCGTATTCGGGTTAAGACGCGGAGAATACGGGTTTTATCTGGGGCTTGGGTGTCTGAATCCCCTGGTCTACTATCTGATGGTGATTAAGGCATACGACCTTTTGCCGGCCCAGATTGTCCAGCCCATCAACTACACCTGGGTCATCACCTTATCCCTTATGGCTGTTCCTCTGCTCAAACAGTCTTTGGGAAAAATCCAGATGATTGCCACACTCATCAGTTATGCCGGTGTGGTGGTGATATCTTTAAAAGGGCAGGGGGATGCCGGAGAGCCGATGAATTACGTTGGCGTGTTTCTGGCCGTGGGCTGCACCCTGATCTGGGCCCTTTACTGGATTCTAAATATCCGGTCCCACCAGGACCCTGTGGTGGCCATTTTCTTGAATTTTTTCTTCAGCATTCCTTTGGCAGCCCTGCTGTGCTGCCTTTTTTCTTCCGTCCTCGTATCAAATTCTAAAGGGCTTTTAGGCGCTGTCTGGATCGGGTGTTTTGAATTCGGATTTGCCTTTATTACCTGGATCACGGCGCTCAAGCTGTCCGGAAACACCGGCCGGGTGGCCAACCTTGTATTCCTGACCCCATTTATTTCATTGATATTCATTCATTTCGTGCTGGGTGAAACCATCGAAGCCCGGACATGGGCCGGGCTGTTGCTTATTCTGACCGGGATCGGTATTCAAAAATATCAGGAGTTCAAAGCACTCTCTACGTCGCTCCAAAAAATAAAATAA
- a CDS encoding tetratricopeptide repeat protein, with the protein MSDPGSENSSAKEIRLIIRPEDAELVAVRVRDALAPDPVPPAGMLSRLKTVHTAVTGYWIWISLIFFILAWVFLGASPLYPVKKWAAASRELDAKLAQFEFQEELSRRYLTLGNSFLDSGHLKDAKCAFDQALKMNPNSREAEYGIMKSCLLTDSAAGQLDPEVMGRRIALLEESDPPKKDGDKDAHVAYAKARLLRLQGEKSNVIRPLLERAVKSRPSFAAAYGELGLLALEQNDKVSAIDAFTKGHTLAPHDPFYMGLLGHTHGKKGDTKTALEWVTKAYRQDPEIFTGFLERARVNLIYAGKFKWVAGACKGLPERYEAAGLSQKDKNTTGYSVRYKGRSHDIASWNAKKAYCAQLGLLAAYFRDGPGNDTALIEQQLEQIWDTALEGRHALPIFLIHDLEEMEGCNAPGFQKFKSDIRRLKAFAAGLQ; encoded by the coding sequence ATGTCAGATCCAGGTTCTGAAAATTCTTCCGCCAAAGAGATCCGGCTTATTATCCGGCCGGAAGATGCTGAATTGGTTGCCGTCCGGGTTCGGGACGCATTAGCGCCCGATCCGGTGCCGCCGGCGGGGATGTTGTCCCGGCTCAAGACGGTTCACACCGCCGTTACCGGTTATTGGATCTGGATCAGTCTGATTTTTTTTATTCTGGCCTGGGTTTTCCTCGGGGCAAGTCCCCTGTACCCGGTTAAAAAATGGGCGGCTGCTTCAAGGGAACTGGATGCCAAGCTTGCTCAGTTTGAATTTCAGGAGGAATTGTCCCGGCGCTATTTGACCCTTGGGAATAGTTTTTTGGACAGTGGCCATCTGAAAGACGCCAAATGCGCCTTTGACCAGGCCCTGAAGATGAATCCCAACAGCCGGGAGGCCGAGTACGGGATCATGAAGTCCTGTCTGCTGACCGACTCTGCCGCAGGCCAGCTGGATCCCGAGGTCATGGGCCGGCGCATCGCCCTGCTGGAAGAAAGTGACCCTCCCAAAAAGGATGGTGACAAGGACGCCCACGTGGCCTATGCCAAAGCCAGACTTTTGCGCCTGCAGGGGGAAAAAAGCAATGTTATCCGGCCTCTGCTGGAGAGAGCGGTCAAATCGCGGCCCTCCTTTGCCGCGGCCTACGGGGAACTGGGCCTTCTGGCCCTGGAACAGAACGATAAGGTTTCAGCCATTGATGCATTTACAAAGGGCCATACCCTTGCCCCCCATGATCCCTTCTACATGGGATTACTGGGCCATACCCACGGGAAAAAAGGTGATACCAAAACAGCCCTGGAATGGGTGACAAAGGCATACCGGCAGGACCCGGAGATTTTTACGGGATTTCTGGAACGTGCCCGGGTTAATTTGATCTACGCCGGTAAATTCAAATGGGTGGCAGGGGCCTGTAAGGGGCTTCCGGAACGGTATGAAGCAGCCGGCCTTTCCCAAAAGGATAAAAATACAACGGGATATTCTGTCCGGTATAAGGGCCGTTCTCATGACATTGCGAGCTGGAATGCCAAGAAAGCCTACTGCGCCCAGCTGGGTCTGCTGGCCGCCTATTTCAGGGACGGGCCGGGGAACGACACTGCCCTGATCGAACAACAGCTTGAACAGATTTGGGATACGGCGCTTGAGGGCAGGCATGCCCTGCCGATCTTTCTGATCCATGACCTGGAAGAGATGGAAGGCTGCAATGCCCCTGGGTTTCAAAAATTTAAATCCGATATCCGGCGGTTGAAGGCCTTTGCAGCAGGGCTGCAATAA
- a CDS encoding caspase family protein, with product MRGIRQLKAVAMAAILLTLVSCIQTKVDAPPVSSSPQNTPPPATESQITRRPLLRINTSMHTACINRISTDRDGRWVVSASDDKSVRIWEGATGKWVNTLRLPSEPGAVGKAYAVAISPDGRTIAAGGLTGRFSGEQNLYTFDREKAEMINRIKGLPNVVNHLAYSRDGRFLVACLGGGNGIRVYRTSDYTLVKPDGSYGKESYGADFDCQGRLVTSCNDGFVRLYDAKFNLIRRFDTKGRYPFGVAFSPDGRQVAVGYGDTCAIDILDGVTLAYRFSPDTHGLDNGDVSTVAWSGSRLLAGGKYNDGAKGLVMTWDKHGRGRWTAMPAANNTVMGILPTAGGELLVGTGDPALMRLDPKGSLQWFHGPDKADFRGQLGDNSIRLSTDGGRVYFGYKVWGKSPAGFDLLSLALHRDMDSGDMTKADVESLPIKDWEDQYNPSLNGRALALKEWEIARSLAITPDRQSFVLGTNWSLRWFKADGTPLAPVVSLSSVAWAVNISPDGKWLVAGLGDGTLRWYDYKSHQEKLALFVRPGDNAWVAWTPEGFFAASPGAEELVGYQLNRGFDRTPEFVSGAQIYEAFGRSDLVLAKFLGDQAPIDRALAQVGDIRALLTRVRPPEISLAGKVPRQINGTELKIPLKIVDQGSGIGPVEVRVNGVLQPRKNWTTSDSFGITHVLVDLPPDQDSTLELQASSSSEKGKIDSKALTFNVRSLQSGPVERPTLHCLAIGIGDYKDSTLHLDYPEDDVLGLQRCLYTHSRELFQHVDNIPPLINAGKAEILKAFKASYDVNKEDVFILYLSGHGMAMDGKFYFLPADFIFRDDTSLETCAITQDHLINFVAGIPVSKLVVIIDACNAGAAFQGFSNFLAFNTKGVEDKTAIARFMKTTGRAVFYASGKDKPALEGYKGNSLYTGVMIEGLEGKAAGADNEVTLSELKVYLDDMVPKVSKKMFGIKVFPMGGIHSDHPIPISRVP from the coding sequence ATGAGGGGAATAAGGCAATTGAAGGCAGTGGCAATGGCGGCTATTTTGCTGACATTGGTTTCCTGTATACAGACAAAGGTAGACGCCCCCCCTGTGTCATCATCTCCTCAAAACACCCCGCCGCCTGCAACCGAGTCCCAAATCACCCGCCGGCCACTCTTGCGGATCAACACGTCCATGCACACGGCGTGCATTAACAGGATCTCGACGGATAGGGACGGGCGCTGGGTGGTGTCGGCAAGTGATGATAAAAGTGTCCGGATCTGGGAGGGGGCCACAGGCAAATGGGTAAATACCCTTCGTCTGCCCTCGGAACCTGGGGCTGTGGGAAAGGCCTATGCTGTGGCCATCTCCCCGGACGGCCGCACCATTGCCGCAGGGGGCTTAACCGGTCGATTTTCAGGAGAGCAGAATCTTTACACATTTGACCGGGAAAAGGCTGAAATGATTAATCGCATCAAAGGGCTTCCCAATGTGGTAAACCATTTGGCCTATTCCCGGGACGGGCGCTTTCTGGTTGCCTGCCTGGGCGGTGGCAATGGTATCCGGGTTTACCGCACGTCTGACTATACCCTGGTAAAACCGGATGGGTCCTATGGAAAAGAGAGTTATGGGGCGGATTTTGACTGTCAGGGCCGTCTGGTCACCTCCTGTAATGATGGGTTTGTCCGTCTCTACGATGCCAAATTCAATTTGATCCGCCGGTTTGACACAAAGGGACGCTATCCTTTTGGGGTGGCTTTTTCTCCTGACGGACGGCAGGTGGCAGTGGGATATGGTGACACCTGCGCTATTGATATCCTGGACGGGGTGACCCTGGCATACCGTTTCAGCCCCGATACCCATGGGCTGGACAATGGAGATGTCTCCACAGTGGCCTGGTCCGGTTCCCGTCTTCTGGCCGGCGGAAAATATAATGACGGGGCCAAGGGATTGGTCATGACCTGGGACAAGCATGGCCGTGGCCGCTGGACAGCCATGCCCGCAGCCAATAATACCGTGATGGGAATACTTCCAACGGCCGGGGGCGAGTTGCTGGTGGGTACCGGTGATCCTGCCCTGATGCGTTTGGACCCAAAGGGCAGTCTCCAATGGTTCCACGGGCCGGACAAGGCGGATTTCCGGGGGCAGCTGGGGGACAACAGCATCCGGCTGTCAACCGACGGCGGCCGGGTTTATTTCGGATACAAAGTATGGGGAAAATCTCCGGCCGGGTTTGATCTTTTATCCCTTGCCCTGCACCGGGATATGGATTCCGGCGATATGACAAAAGCTGACGTTGAGAGCCTTCCAATTAAGGATTGGGAAGATCAATACAACCCCAGCCTGAATGGCCGGGCCCTTGCCCTGAAAGAATGGGAGATAGCCCGGAGCCTTGCCATTACCCCGGACCGGCAGTCCTTTGTCCTGGGAACTAATTGGAGCCTCCGGTGGTTCAAGGCCGACGGCACCCCCCTGGCGCCTGTGGTCTCTTTATCCTCTGTTGCCTGGGCCGTCAACATCAGCCCGGACGGAAAATGGCTGGTGGCAGGGCTTGGGGACGGGACCCTTCGCTGGTATGATTATAAGAGTCACCAGGAAAAGCTGGCTCTCTTTGTCCGGCCCGGTGACAATGCCTGGGTGGCCTGGACGCCCGAGGGTTTTTTTGCCGCAAGCCCCGGTGCCGAGGAACTGGTGGGGTACCAGCTGAACCGGGGTTTTGACCGAACCCCTGAATTTGTCTCCGGGGCCCAGATCTATGAGGCCTTTGGCCGCAGCGATCTGGTGCTGGCCAAGTTCCTAGGGGACCAGGCCCCCATTGACCGGGCCCTGGCCCAGGTCGGGGATATCAGGGCACTTTTAACCCGGGTGCGGCCGCCGGAGATTTCTCTGGCCGGCAAGGTGCCTCGGCAGATCAACGGGACCGAGCTTAAAATTCCATTGAAAATCGTGGACCAGGGCTCTGGTATCGGCCCTGTGGAGGTGCGGGTTAACGGTGTGCTCCAGCCCCGGAAGAATTGGACGACATCGGACAGTTTCGGCATCACCCACGTCCTGGTGGATCTACCCCCGGATCAGGATTCAACCCTGGAGCTCCAGGCATCTTCTTCTTCTGAAAAAGGCAAGATTGATTCCAAAGCATTGACCTTCAACGTCCGGTCGCTTCAGTCCGGCCCGGTAGAGCGGCCGACCCTGCACTGCCTGGCCATCGGGATTGGAGATTACAAGGATTCAACCCTTCACCTCGATTATCCCGAGGATGATGTCCTTGGGTTGCAACGCTGTCTTTACACCCACAGCAGAGAACTGTTTCAACATGTGGACAATATTCCACCGCTGATCAACGCCGGCAAAGCGGAGATTCTCAAGGCATTTAAGGCATCCTATGATGTCAACAAAGAGGATGTCTTTATCCTCTACCTCTCCGGCCACGGCATGGCCATGGACGGAAAATTTTACTTTCTGCCCGCGGATTTTATTTTCAGGGATGACACATCCCTGGAAACCTGCGCCATTACCCAGGATCATTTAATCAATTTTGTAGCCGGCATACCGGTGAGCAAACTGGTGGTCATTATTGATGCCTGTAACGCCGGTGCTGCATTCCAGGGATTTTCAAACTTTCTGGCCTTTAACACCAAAGGCGTTGAGGATAAGACCGCCATTGCCCGGTTTATGAAAACCACGGGGCGTGCTGTTTTCTATGCCTCGGGCAAAGACAAACCCGCCCTGGAGGGATACAAAGGCAACAGCCTGTACACCGGGGTGATGATAGAGGGACTGGAAGGCAAGGCTGCCGGAGCAGACAATGAGGTAACCCTCAGCGAACTTAAAGTCTATCTGGATGACATGGTGCCCAAGGTCAGCAAAAAGATGTTCGGCATAAAAGTTTTCCCCATGGGCGGCATCCACTCCGACCATCCCATTCCCATCTCACGGGTTCCCTAA
- a CDS encoding SH3 domain-containing protein, with the protein MKNQYVKSLTLIVLMCWGLITMLPALTWAEPWHHPESRQDWDGHRGDHDRRSKDHPAFVHIPPGSQKVRHRGDNYYFHRGHFYRHGPQGYFWVQPPIGIISYSLPAAAITVLIGGLTYYVYDDVYYRRVPAGYQVVQVPIRTTTVVQPPVLPVNPAVSGTQVVVAAKILNVRSGPGINHGVLTQTYMGNVLIVQGSSADWYYVRLPDNTYGWVMKSLVTLTGNGAQG; encoded by the coding sequence ATGAAAAATCAATATGTGAAATCTTTAACCCTGATCGTTCTGATGTGTTGGGGTTTAATTACCATGCTGCCGGCCCTAACATGGGCGGAGCCATGGCATCACCCCGAGTCTCGGCAGGATTGGGATGGCCATAGAGGAGACCACGACCGCAGATCAAAGGATCATCCGGCGTTTGTGCATATTCCGCCCGGCAGCCAAAAGGTCCGGCACCGGGGGGATAACTATTATTTTCACCGGGGCCATTTCTACAGGCATGGACCCCAGGGCTATTTCTGGGTACAACCGCCAATAGGCATTATTTCCTACAGCCTTCCGGCCGCCGCTATCACGGTGTTGATCGGGGGTTTAACCTATTATGTGTATGACGACGTGTATTACAGAAGGGTACCGGCCGGATATCAGGTGGTACAGGTGCCTATCCGGACAACCACCGTTGTGCAGCCCCCTGTCTTACCCGTAAATCCGGCCGTTTCCGGAACCCAGGTTGTCGTGGCGGCCAAAATTCTTAATGTCCGGTCCGGTCCGGGAATAAATCATGGCGTGTTGACCCAAACTTATATGGGCAATGTTCTGATCGTCCAGGGCAGTTCGGCTGACTGGTATTATGTCCGGCTTCCTGATAATACCTATGGCTGGGTTATGAAATCCTTAGTGACCCTGACCGGAAACGGGGCGCAAGGATAA
- a CDS encoding purine-nucleoside phosphorylase — protein sequence MPQSFVSKVQECAKFIQERIPVKPVVGMITGTGLSDTLTDLQVNQVFPYAGLPHFPQATVDSHKGCLVQGTLSGREMLVFQGRIHLYEGYSPQLVTFPVRLLQALGVPVLILTNAAGGINLDFSAGDIMLIRDHINLTGKNPLAGPHEESWGLRFPDMTRVYDTDLERLAVGVADRENVQLNSGIYAGLLGPSLETPAETRFLKNIGADAVGFSTVMEAIAGVHAGMKILGLSLITNINNPDRPEQTTLEAVVETAAKASEKLNRIITGVVGQIA from the coding sequence ATGCCACAATCATTTGTCAGTAAAGTTCAGGAATGTGCCAAATTTATACAGGAGCGCATACCGGTTAAGCCTGTTGTGGGCATGATAACGGGCACAGGTCTTTCCGACACGTTGACGGATCTGCAGGTCAACCAGGTGTTCCCCTATGCGGGGCTGCCCCATTTCCCCCAGGCCACGGTGGACAGTCACAAGGGGTGTCTTGTCCAGGGAACGCTTAGCGGTAGGGAAATGCTTGTTTTCCAGGGACGGATACATCTGTATGAGGGGTATTCCCCGCAGCTTGTCACCTTTCCGGTACGGCTGCTCCAGGCCCTGGGGGTGCCCGTGCTTATCCTCACCAATGCAGCCGGCGGCATCAATCTGGATTTCAGTGCCGGAGATATCATGCTCATCCGGGATCATATCAACCTCACCGGGAAAAATCCCCTGGCAGGGCCCCACGAGGAGTCCTGGGGGCTTCGGTTTCCGGATATGACCCGGGTGTATGACACGGATCTGGAACGGCTTGCCGTTGGCGTTGCTGATCGGGAAAATGTCCAGTTAAACTCCGGAATCTATGCAGGGCTATTGGGCCCAAGCCTTGAGACCCCTGCCGAGACACGGTTTTTGAAAAATATCGGAGCCGATGCCGTGGGGTTTTCCACGGTAATGGAGGCCATTGCCGGGGTTCATGCCGGTATGAAAATTCTGGGACTTTCCCTGATTACCAATATCAATAATCCTGATCGGCCCGAGCAGACCACCCTGGAAGCTGTGGTCGAGACGGCTGCAAAGGCCTCCGAGAAATTGAACCGGATCATTACCGGTGTGGTCGGCCAAATAGCGTAA
- a CDS encoding exopolyphosphatase, producing MRIVTRPDFDGIVCAVLLRQALEPSLPIHWIEPNAIQSGTADIQDGDILANLPWHPHAHLWFDHHVSNESAQGAPGAFEVAPSAARVIYKYYKRQNLLDSRFDELVAQTDMIDSADLTREQVIAPEDYPYLLLSMTLKNKDFQDISYWNRLVEMLRNIDIEAILKDPEVDLRCREVIEENKAFKYYLETYTTMVDRISVTDFRSLEKVPSGNRFLTYSLFADSVASVKIRYAGPEKQQVLLSVGHSIFNPECRVNVGAMLSRYGGGGHFGAGGCTLDARDAQEKIDEILDILKANQDQ from the coding sequence ATGAGAATCGTCACCCGTCCTGATTTTGACGGCATTGTATGTGCAGTTCTGCTGCGCCAAGCCCTGGAACCGTCTTTACCCATACACTGGATAGAGCCCAATGCCATTCAGTCTGGGACCGCTGATATACAGGATGGTGACATCCTTGCCAATCTGCCCTGGCATCCCCATGCCCATTTATGGTTTGATCACCATGTTTCCAATGAATCTGCCCAGGGGGCACCCGGCGCCTTTGAGGTTGCGCCCTCCGCCGCCCGTGTGATTTATAAGTATTATAAACGGCAAAATCTTCTGGACAGCCGGTTTGATGAACTGGTGGCGCAGACCGATATGATTGATTCTGCCGATCTGACACGGGAACAGGTCATTGCCCCGGAGGACTATCCTTATCTGCTTTTGTCCATGACCCTTAAAAATAAAGATTTTCAAGATATTTCCTATTGGAATCGCCTGGTTGAAATGCTCAGAAACATTGATATCGAAGCCATATTAAAAGACCCCGAGGTGGATCTTCGGTGCCGGGAAGTCATTGAGGAAAACAAGGCATTTAAATATTACCTGGAAACCTACACCACCATGGTGGACCGCATTTCCGTGACCGATTTCAGAAGTCTTGAAAAGGTTCCGTCGGGTAACCGGTTTTTAACCTATTCGCTGTTTGCCGATTCCGTTGCCAGTGTCAAGATCCGGTATGCCGGACCGGAAAAACAACAGGTGCTGCTCAGCGTTGGGCATAGTATTTTTAATCCTGAATGCCGGGTGAACGTGGGCGCCATGCTTTCCCGGTACGGCGGCGGCGGTCATTTCGGCGCTGGCGGATGCACCCTGGATGCCCGGGATGCCCAGGAAAAAATTGACGAAATTTTGGATATTTTAAAAGCCAACCAGGATCAGTAA
- a CDS encoding patatin-like phospholipase family protein, which produces MSENLTILAGRTAYRHIKENGLSPDDIDAMLGASGAAKWLSIYGLDSAIFSQWFSGRTRPLHLFGTSVGAWKFAAAAQTDCREAFDRLKRAYIHQHYKGGVKAAQIARETRRIMNEFLTHQAIDEILDHPWIRIGFSATRCKGPIGSQHSSVQAMGIGQAFALNAISRKLQRFCFERVLFHHPQYDTGILEENNFPTTAVPLDRNNFSKALLASGSIPMVMAGVTDIPGAPEGTYRDGGLLDYHPAFTLNPEQTGFILYPHFYTALTPGWFDKKFAGRRLKGKAVDRIILLAPSPEFVSTLPFGRIPDRQDFIRLMGRDYERIAAWNKAADMCRVLGYEFMEAADNGSIKNKVKQFDA; this is translated from the coding sequence ATGTCAGAAAATCTCACCATCCTTGCCGGCCGGACAGCCTACCGGCACATCAAAGAAAACGGCCTTTCACCTGACGATATTGATGCCATGCTCGGGGCATCAGGCGCAGCCAAATGGCTCAGTATTTACGGCCTTGACTCCGCCATTTTCTCCCAGTGGTTTTCAGGCCGGACACGGCCCTTGCACCTGTTCGGCACCTCTGTCGGGGCATGGAAATTTGCCGCGGCAGCCCAAACCGACTGCCGGGAAGCCTTTGACCGGCTCAAACGCGCTTATATCCATCAACATTATAAGGGCGGGGTGAAGGCAGCCCAGATCGCCAGAGAAACCCGGCGCATCATGAATGAATTTCTCACACACCAGGCCATTGATGAAATATTGGACCATCCATGGATTCGCATCGGATTTTCAGCGACCCGATGCAAAGGGCCCATTGGATCACAACACAGTTCTGTCCAGGCCATGGGCATAGGGCAGGCCTTTGCCCTGAATGCGATATCCAGAAAACTTCAGCGATTTTGTTTTGAGCGGGTACTGTTTCACCACCCCCAATACGACACCGGGATACTTGAAGAAAACAATTTTCCCACGACAGCCGTCCCCCTTGACCGCAACAATTTTTCCAAGGCACTTCTGGCTTCAGGCTCCATTCCCATGGTCATGGCGGGGGTGACCGATATCCCGGGCGCACCCGAAGGCACTTACCGGGACGGCGGACTTCTGGATTACCACCCGGCATTTACCCTGAACCCTGAACAAACGGGTTTTATCCTGTATCCCCACTTTTATACGGCATTAACCCCCGGATGGTTTGATAAAAAATTTGCCGGCCGAAGACTAAAAGGAAAGGCCGTGGACCGAATCATTCTTTTGGCGCCGTCGCCCGAATTTGTCTCCACCCTGCCCTTTGGGCGAATCCCGGACCGTCAGGATTTTATCCGGCTCATGGGTCGGGATTATGAAAGAATTGCAGCCTGGAACAAAGCTGCTGACATGTGCAGGGTGTTGGGATACGAATTCATGGAAGCTGCTGACAACGGTTCCATCAAAAACAAAGTCAAACAATTTGATGCATGA
- a CDS encoding LysE family transporter, with product MEIKYLLKGIVIGVSIAAPVGPIGFLCIKRSLTHGFRAGLVTGLGAATADAFYGLIAGFSLTFITDFLLGMKIWLHVMGGLFLCFLGLQTLKKRALESQDSNAAFSGYVRAYVSTLLLTLTNPMTIMAFMGIFVGLGIGLKHNNGYAASTMLVIGVFAGSSLWWTVLASASARAGKRLNREMTEKTNMVAGMILIVFGVWILRGVVV from the coding sequence ATGGAAATTAAATACCTGCTTAAAGGCATCGTCATCGGCGTTTCCATTGCTGCGCCGGTTGGCCCCATAGGTTTTTTGTGCATCAAAAGGAGTTTGACCCATGGTTTTCGTGCAGGGCTTGTTACGGGATTGGGTGCAGCCACGGCAGATGCCTTTTACGGATTGATTGCAGGCTTTTCCCTGACATTTATTACCGATTTTCTATTGGGTATGAAAATATGGCTGCATGTCATGGGTGGATTGTTTTTGTGCTTTCTGGGGCTGCAGACATTGAAAAAAAGGGCATTGGAATCTCAAGATTCAAATGCCGCCTTTTCAGGATATGTCCGAGCGTATGTCTCAACGTTGTTGCTTACCCTGACCAACCCCATGACCATTATGGCGTTTATGGGCATATTTGTTGGTCTTGGCATTGGTTTGAAACATAACAACGGGTATGCCGCATCGACTATGCTTGTAATTGGTGTATTCGCAGGTTCGTCGCTGTGGTGGACAGTCCTTGCGTCTGCAAGTGCAAGAGCAGGCAAACGCCTTAATCGTGAAATGACGGAAAAGACAAACATGGTGGCGGGCATGATTTTGATTGTTTTCGGGGTTTGGATTTTGAGGGGTGTCGTTGTCTGA
- a CDS encoding hydrolase, which produces MLDIENTVLLIVDIQGKLAHLMDRKAFLFQNVQKLIKGAQILGVPILWVEQNPLGLGPTIPEIASLLPDIEPISKMTFSSCRNDGFVQALSALDRKQVLISGIETHICVYQTAADLVDTGYEVYAVADAVSSRTLENKEIGLQKMRDSGVGLTSVETALFELLKVAEGDQFREIIRIVK; this is translated from the coding sequence ATGCTTGACATTGAAAATACCGTTTTGTTGATTGTTGATATTCAAGGGAAATTGGCACACTTGATGGATAGAAAAGCGTTTTTGTTTCAAAATGTCCAAAAGCTGATCAAAGGGGCTCAGATTTTAGGCGTTCCGATTCTCTGGGTAGAGCAAAATCCCCTGGGATTGGGGCCGACAATTCCTGAAATCGCAAGCCTGTTGCCGGATATTGAACCCATCAGCAAAATGACCTTCAGCAGTTGCCGCAATGATGGCTTTGTGCAGGCGCTGAGCGCTCTGGATCGCAAACAAGTATTGATTTCAGGTATTGAGACGCATATCTGTGTCTATCAGACAGCCGCAGATCTCGTCGATACGGGGTATGAGGTCTACGCTGTGGCCGATGCCGTATCGTCAAGAACGCTGGAAAATAAAGAGATCGGGTTGCAGAAAATGAGAGATTCCGGTGTCGGTTTGACAAGCGTAGAAACCGCATTGTTTGAACTGCTTAAAGTCGCTGAGGGCGATCAGTTCAGGGAGATTATCAGAATTGTAAAGTAA